In Elaeis guineensis isolate ETL-2024a chromosome 1, EG11, whole genome shotgun sequence, a genomic segment contains:
- the LOC105039485 gene encoding ADP,ATP carrier protein 1, mitochondrial, which produces MADQINHPTVIQKVTGQFHLSSSFAQDMQVRSYNFSRPSLYGRHFTSASFVNNGLQTPFMPACKATCDLSMVPSVSPVFAHAPSEKGLTSFAIDFLMGGVSAAVSKTAAAPIERVKLLIQNQDEMIKAGRLSEPYKGIMDCFRRTIKDEGVVSLWRGNAANVIRYFPTQALNFAFKDYFKRMFNFKKDKDGYWKWFAGNLASGGAAGASSLLFVYSLDYARTRLANDAKAAKKGGERQFNGLIDVYRKTLKSDGIAGLYRGFNISCVGIIVYRGLYFGMYDSLKPVVLTGKLQDSFFASFALGWVITNGAGLASYPIDTVRRRMMMTSGEAVKYKSSLDAFSQILKNEGPKSLFKGAGANILRAVAGAGVLAGYDKLQLIVFGKKYGSGGA; this is translated from the exons ATGGCTGATCAAATTAACCACCCAACTGTAATCCAAAAGGTTACCGGCCAATTTCATCTCAGTTCCAGCTTTGCACAAGATATGCAGGTCCGCAGTTACAACTTCAGTAGGCCATCTTTATATGGGAGGCACTTTACTTCTGCAAGCTTTGTCAACAATGGCCTGCAAACTCCATTTATGCCTGCATGCAAAGCTACCTGTGATCTCTCCATGGTGCCATCTGTGTCACCTGTCTTTGCCCATGCGCCTTCAGAAAAAGGTCTTACCAGCTTTGCAATTGATTTCCTTATGGGTGGAGTCTCAGCTGCAGTTTCCAAAACTGCTGCTGCACCTATTGAGCGTGTGAAACTTCTTATCCAGAACCAGGATGAGATGATCAAGGCAGGTCGTCTTTCTGAGCCCTACAAGGGTATCATGGACTGTTTCCGCCGAACTATTAAGGATGAAGGGGTTGTGTCTTTGTGGAGAGGGAATGCCGCAAATGTGATCCGTTACTTCCCTACTCAG GCCCTAAACTTTGCTTTCAAGGATTACTTCAAGAGGATGTTTAATTTTAAGAAAGATAAAGATGGATACTGGAAATGGTTTGCTGGCAACCTTGCTTCTGGTGGTGCAGCTGGTGCTTCTTCTCTACTATTTGTCTATTCACTGGACTATGCCCGTACCCGTTTGGCAAATGATGCAAAAGCAGCAAAAAAAGGTGGTGAAAGACAATTCAATGGCCTCATTGATGTCTACCGGAAGACATTGAAGTCTGATGGCATAGCTGGCCTCTACCGTGGATTCAATATCTCATGTGTTGGAATTATAGTTTATCGGGGTCTGTACTTTGGAATGTATGACTCTTTGAAGCCAGTTGTTCTTACTGGAAAGTTGCAG GATAGTTTCTTTGCTAGCTTTGCCCTGGGTTGGGTGATCACAAATGGTGCTGGACTTGCTTCCTACCCCATTGACACTGTCCgcagaagaatgatgatgacctCAGGAGAAGCAGTGAAGTACAAGAGCTCCCTGGATGCATTCTCTCAGATTCTGAAGAATGAGGGGCCAAAATCCCTTTTCAAGGGTGCGGGTGCCAACATTCTCCGTGCAGTTGCCGGGGCTGGTGTGCTTGCTGGCTATGACAAGCTGCAGCTGATCGTCTTTGGGAAGAAGTATGGTTCTGGTGGTGCTTAA